A genomic stretch from Flavobacterium humidisoli includes:
- the ilvD gene encoding dihydroxy-acid dehydratase: MRSDEVKKGVQRTPHRSLLRATGLKNEDFSKPFIGVANSFIEIIPGHFFLNKVSEIIKEEIRANGCVPFEFNTIGIDDGIAMGHDGMLYSLPSREIIANSIESVMNAHKLDAMIAIPNCDKIVPGMIMGALRVDVPTIFVSGGPMSKGYTKNGTAIDLATAFEAVGKHEAGKISDEELYDIECNACPSGGSCSGMFTANSMNTLMEAMGIALPGNGTILAQTPEREQLYREAARRICDIAKDQHLIEKFKLKNILNENAVRNAFAVDMAMGGSTNTVLHMLAIANEANVDFKLQDINTISGNVAHIAKISPSLSTVHMEDINRAGGVNAVMKEINKRGSGVLIDNLTIGGETLLEKIANAEIKDTTIIHTIDNPYSKVGGLAILYGNLAEQGAVIKTAGLTGDRVFTGKAVCFDGQAEAIAGIMMGKVKAGNVVVIRYEGPKGGPGMQEMLSPTSLIMGMGLGSSVALITDGRFSGATRGASIGHVSPEAAEGGMIGLVKDGDEIHIDVDQYILSVNLSDEEIAKRKANFKPLKKPLNSKWLSQYRSLVTNASTGAVLKTDLD; this comes from the coding sequence ATGAGAAGTGATGAAGTAAAAAAAGGTGTTCAACGAACTCCCCACAGATCCTTATTGCGAGCTACGGGCTTGAAAAATGAAGATTTCAGCAAACCTTTTATCGGAGTGGCCAATTCGTTTATCGAAATTATTCCGGGACATTTTTTCTTAAATAAAGTATCTGAAATTATCAAAGAAGAAATTCGGGCCAATGGCTGCGTTCCTTTTGAATTTAATACAATTGGAATTGATGACGGAATTGCAATGGGACACGACGGAATGCTGTACTCGCTTCCAAGCCGTGAAATTATCGCCAACTCTATAGAAAGTGTAATGAATGCGCATAAATTGGATGCCATGATCGCAATTCCAAACTGTGACAAAATTGTTCCAGGAATGATTATGGGCGCTTTACGCGTTGATGTTCCGACTATTTTTGTAAGCGGTGGACCAATGTCTAAAGGTTACACTAAAAACGGAACAGCAATTGACTTAGCGACAGCATTTGAAGCGGTTGGAAAACACGAAGCTGGAAAAATCTCTGACGAAGAGTTGTACGATATTGAATGCAACGCCTGCCCGAGCGGAGGAAGCTGTTCTGGAATGTTTACCGCAAATTCTATGAATACCTTGATGGAAGCAATGGGAATTGCACTGCCTGGAAACGGAACTATTTTGGCTCAGACACCAGAACGCGAGCAATTGTATCGCGAAGCAGCAAGGAGAATCTGTGACATTGCTAAAGATCAGCATTTAATAGAGAAATTCAAATTGAAAAATATCTTAAACGAAAATGCCGTTCGTAATGCCTTTGCCGTAGATATGGCAATGGGCGGAAGTACCAATACCGTTTTACACATGCTTGCAATTGCCAACGAAGCCAATGTCGATTTTAAACTGCAAGACATTAATACCATTTCTGGAAATGTTGCCCATATTGCCAAGATTTCGCCAAGTCTAAGCACCGTTCATATGGAAGATATCAATAGAGCTGGCGGTGTAAATGCGGTTATGAAAGAAATAAACAAAAGAGGTTCGGGCGTTTTAATTGATAATCTTACGATTGGAGGCGAAACATTATTGGAAAAAATTGCGAATGCCGAAATTAAAGATACCACTATCATTCATACCATCGATAATCCGTATAGCAAAGTGGGCGGATTGGCTATTTTATACGGAAATCTTGCAGAACAAGGTGCTGTTATTAAAACAGCAGGATTAACAGGAGACCGCGTGTTTACAGGTAAAGCGGTTTGTTTTGACGGTCAGGCCGAAGCAATTGCCGGAATTATGATGGGAAAAGTAAAAGCAGGAAACGTAGTCGTTATTCGTTATGAAGGCCCAAAAGGCGGACCGGGAATGCAGGAAATGCTTTCGCCAACCAGTTTGATTATGGGAATGGGACTTGGAAGTTCTGTAGCCTTGATTACAGACGGAAGATTCAGCGGTGCAACCAGAGGCGCTTCTATAGGACACGTTTCTCCAGAAGCGGCAGAAGGCGGAATGATTGGTTTGGTTAAAGATGGAGACGAAATTCATATTGATGTAGATCAGTATATTTTGTCTGTTAATTTAAGTGATGAAGAAATCGCAAAAAGAAAAGCCAATTTCAAACCATTGAAAAAACCTTTAAATTCTAAATGGCTTTCACAATACCGATCTTTAGTGACCAATGCTAGTACGGGAGCTGTATTAAAAACCGATTTAGATTAA
- a CDS encoding Crp/Fnr family transcriptional regulator yields MMSELETLIQSRLQLENDDLNTILSRFKLIQVKKNEPLLKSGNVADKIYFIKKGCLRLYYSTEDHNITTRFMAFEGTFLTSIVSFISREPSTEYIEAVEASELLAISYDDFFHLRNTIPQWDKMYIYILEYGLTVITSKLSSLLTQNAAERYRNLLKNNPELIRRLSNANLAAYLNISPETLSRIKSQI; encoded by the coding sequence ATGATGAGTGAACTTGAGACCTTAATTCAAAGCAGATTACAACTGGAAAACGATGACCTTAACACCATTCTTTCCCGCTTTAAATTAATACAAGTAAAAAAGAATGAACCGCTGCTTAAAAGTGGAAACGTGGCAGATAAAATCTATTTTATAAAAAAAGGCTGCCTGCGATTGTATTACAGCACCGAAGATCATAATATTACGACTCGTTTTATGGCTTTTGAAGGTACTTTTCTAACTTCAATTGTTAGTTTTATTTCTAGAGAACCTAGTACAGAATATATTGAAGCTGTAGAAGCTTCGGAGCTTTTGGCGATTTCTTATGACGATTTTTTTCATCTTCGCAACACCATTCCGCAATGGGACAAAATGTATATTTATATTCTAGAATATGGTCTAACGGTCATTACTTCAAAACTTAGCAGTTTGTTGACACAAAATGCTGCCGAACGGTATCGAAACCTTCTTAAAAATAACCCAGAACTTATTCGGAGATTGTCCAATGCCAATCTTGCCGCATATCTTAATATTTCGCCAGAAACATTAAGCAGGATAAAATCACAGATCTAA
- a CDS encoding AraC family transcriptional regulator, translating to MKIKLKQSSFLEKGINEPYYNILMFDGEAAFSVDLSDYECKGKCFLFLTPYQLLQWKNSTASFINILRFHGDFYCIEYHKKEVACNGILFNDIYSEPFVTVSDFIYEEIASIMERMKRVEDSELDYDNSILKSYLQVILALSSKEKQLKMSPQIQESIGNADILKFQHLLDTHFLEAKEVAFYASKYNLSVNTFSKRIKKHFGKSPSQLIQDRIVLEAKKQLHLTTKTIKEIADDLNFEDEFYFSRYFKKSVGISPKEFRKEVGISIVAK from the coding sequence ATGAAAATCAAATTAAAACAATCTTCTTTTCTAGAAAAGGGAATCAACGAGCCCTATTACAACATTTTAATGTTTGATGGAGAAGCGGCTTTTTCTGTTGATTTAAGCGATTACGAATGCAAAGGGAAATGTTTTTTGTTTTTAACGCCATACCAGTTATTGCAATGGAAAAATTCGACTGCATCTTTTATAAATATTCTCCGTTTTCATGGCGACTTTTATTGCATTGAATACCATAAAAAAGAAGTGGCTTGTAATGGAATTTTATTTAATGATATTTATAGCGAACCTTTTGTAACGGTTTCCGATTTTATTTACGAAGAAATCGCGAGTATTATGGAACGAATGAAAAGGGTAGAAGACTCTGAATTGGATTATGATAATTCGATTTTAAAATCCTATCTGCAGGTTATTCTAGCCTTGAGCAGCAAAGAAAAACAGCTCAAAATGTCTCCACAGATTCAGGAATCTATTGGAAATGCTGATATTTTGAAGTTTCAGCATTTGTTAGATACTCATTTTCTTGAGGCTAAAGAAGTCGCTTTTTATGCCTCTAAATACAATTTGAGTGTAAATACTTTTAGCAAAAGAATCAAAAAGCATTTCGGAAAATCGCCTTCGCAGCTTATTCAGGACCGTATTGTTTTGGAAGCCAAGAAACAGCTGCATTTAACAACGAAGACGATAAAAGAAATAGCAGACGATCTTAATTTTGAAGACGAATTTTATTTCAGCCGATATTTCAAGAAAAGTGTAGGCATTTCGCCCAAAGAATTTAGAAAAGAAGTTGGCATTTCTATCGTGGCAAAATAG
- a CDS encoding DUF417 family protein, giving the protein MEKFIRFIAGGQNNFIHFLRIAIFVVMAWIGGLKAFKYEADGIVPLVANSPFMSFFYKDANKQVVNDDGKTVKAYTLYKNVEGKTVEKNVAWHEANGTYIFSYGLGTVIVTIGLLVLLGIWFPKVGFVGGLLTFGMAFVTLSFLITTPEVYVPNLGGDFPTPEFGFPYLSVGGRLVLKDIIMMSGGLIVASDSANKILQRFYA; this is encoded by the coding sequence ATGGAAAAATTTATAAGATTTATTGCTGGTGGACAAAACAATTTTATTCACTTTTTAAGAATTGCCATATTTGTTGTAATGGCATGGATTGGCGGATTAAAAGCTTTTAAATATGAAGCTGACGGAATTGTTCCGCTGGTTGCGAATAGTCCGTTTATGAGTTTCTTTTATAAAGATGCAAATAAACAAGTTGTGAATGATGATGGTAAAACCGTCAAAGCCTACACACTTTACAAAAACGTTGAAGGTAAAACTGTGGAGAAAAACGTTGCATGGCACGAAGCCAACGGAACTTATATTTTCTCTTACGGATTAGGAACTGTTATTGTGACAATTGGCTTGTTGGTTCTTTTGGGAATTTGGTTTCCTAAAGTCGGTTTTGTGGGTGGACTTCTAACGTTCGGGATGGCATTTGTAACCCTATCTTTTTTAATCACCACACCAGAAGTTTACGTTCCGAATTTGGGTGGCGATTTCCCAACTCCAGAATTTGGTTTTCCCTATCTTTCTGTCGGAGGCCGTTTGGTTCTCAAAGACATTATCATGATGAGCGGTGGATTGATTGTAGCTTCAGACAGTGCAAATAAAATTTTGCAACGATTTTACGCGTAA
- a CDS encoding ABC transporter permease, translating into MLRNWINIFIYQIKHNKLFTALNILGLSIGISGLIFALLYWNDEQSYNTWNPEKDKVYQVLAQLSDMPVTANNPVRLKPHLENDPNVETVVYADEWYQKDKVIYNGQKEFVDKIINAEKDFFSLFPFEFIYGNAKSAIKDENSIAISEKLAERFFGNKNPIGKQINCLDATFTISGVYRISGNSSIAPNIVINRMKDLVDPAKNPGLFVLKVLVKLKDPSKVESTRKMLDQVFYDEVIVRTAKQAGFTPAEMVKKMGSFKVLMEPLSSARLHSVTDGYPEGRGNYQFLVIMACLSVLILILSIVNYINLATANSIKRAKEVGVRKVLGASKKQIVWQFIFETILITAFSVLLALMIVEIALPYYNSFLEKNLKIVESQFYVQLMLVFIITIVFAGIFPALYVANFETLKVLRGNFSRSKSGVWIRNGMLIFQFAIASFFIIGSVIVYQQIKFLNNKDLGFKGDQVMAISLNLPSSYYKGENIGKNIFERYNTIKQELSKIKGVESVSTGLLSFDGADDSQWPIWYRDVLFKQKAIGLDYDMLNLLNIKVIKGRNLSPNIASDTINSVLVNEKSLSLMQIKDPIGKEIKIGNQKMRIIGVVKDFNLLSPEVDVPPITFYHIKSLDMADEMNRIYVKLKADQIQSSIAAIEKFWKTKVDTEYPFQYDFADKEYARTYESYVKQKNLFSLLNIVVILIALFGLFALASYSIQRRMKEIAIRKTLGAETNILLKELSKQYVVYCAIGFLIAVFPAYFLLQKWLNNFAFRIEIPMLPFLLSFLLLLFLTLCIVLAKAYQATKVDVLQYLKYE; encoded by the coding sequence ATGTTAAGAAACTGGATCAATATATTTATCTATCAGATAAAACACAATAAATTATTTACTGCACTCAATATTCTCGGATTGTCAATTGGAATTTCGGGTCTAATTTTCGCGCTCCTGTATTGGAACGACGAACAAAGCTACAATACTTGGAATCCGGAAAAAGATAAGGTTTATCAGGTTTTAGCGCAATTAAGTGATATGCCTGTAACGGCAAATAACCCTGTACGTCTAAAACCTCATCTAGAAAATGATCCCAATGTAGAAACTGTTGTTTACGCAGATGAATGGTATCAAAAAGACAAAGTGATTTATAATGGACAAAAGGAATTTGTAGATAAAATCATAAATGCCGAAAAAGATTTCTTCTCTCTTTTTCCCTTTGAATTTATTTATGGAAATGCCAAATCTGCTATAAAAGACGAAAACAGTATTGCCATTTCAGAAAAACTTGCTGAACGCTTTTTTGGAAATAAAAATCCGATAGGCAAGCAAATCAATTGTCTGGATGCTACGTTTACGATTTCAGGCGTTTATCGTATTTCTGGAAATTCATCGATCGCACCAAACATAGTGATAAATCGGATGAAAGACTTGGTAGATCCGGCTAAAAATCCTGGCCTTTTTGTTTTAAAAGTACTAGTAAAACTAAAAGATCCATCAAAAGTGGAATCTACCCGAAAAATGCTTGATCAAGTATTTTATGACGAAGTTATTGTAAGAACCGCCAAACAAGCAGGTTTTACTCCTGCAGAAATGGTCAAGAAAATGGGAAGCTTCAAAGTTTTAATGGAACCGCTATCATCAGCGAGATTACATTCTGTAACCGACGGTTATCCTGAAGGCAGAGGAAACTATCAGTTTCTGGTAATTATGGCTTGCTTATCGGTTTTGATTCTTATTCTGTCAATTGTCAATTACATCAATCTGGCAACAGCAAATTCGATTAAAAGAGCCAAAGAAGTCGGGGTCCGTAAAGTTTTGGGCGCTTCAAAAAAGCAGATTGTTTGGCAATTTATTTTTGAAACCATTTTAATAACTGCTTTTTCGGTTTTATTAGCATTAATGATTGTAGAAATTGCACTTCCCTACTACAATTCCTTTCTAGAAAAAAATTTAAAAATAGTTGAAAGCCAATTTTATGTTCAATTAATGCTGGTTTTTATCATAACCATTGTGTTTGCTGGAATATTTCCTGCATTATATGTGGCTAATTTTGAGACTTTAAAAGTCTTAAGAGGCAATTTTTCCCGAAGCAAAAGCGGCGTTTGGATTAGAAACGGAATGCTGATTTTCCAATTTGCAATTGCTTCCTTCTTTATCATTGGTTCTGTAATTGTTTATCAGCAAATTAAATTTCTAAACAACAAAGATCTTGGTTTTAAAGGCGATCAGGTTATGGCAATTTCGTTAAATCTGCCCTCTTCGTATTATAAGGGAGAAAACATTGGAAAGAATATTTTTGAAAGATACAATACCATAAAACAGGAACTTTCAAAAATTAAAGGCGTTGAAAGTGTTTCAACCGGTCTTCTTTCTTTTGATGGAGCTGACGATTCTCAGTGGCCAATTTGGTATCGTGATGTTCTTTTCAAACAAAAAGCAATTGGACTTGATTATGATATGCTAAATCTGCTAAATATAAAAGTAATAAAAGGCAGAAATCTGAGTCCAAATATAGCTTCAGATACCATAAATTCGGTTTTAGTTAATGAAAAATCATTGAGTTTAATGCAGATCAAAGATCCAATTGGTAAAGAGATAAAAATTGGAAATCAGAAAATGAGGATTATTGGCGTAGTAAAAGATTTTAATCTGTTAAGTCCAGAAGTTGATGTTCCGCCAATTACTTTTTATCACATAAAATCACTGGATATGGCCGATGAAATGAATCGGATCTATGTAAAATTAAAAGCAGATCAGATTCAGAGTTCTATTGCAGCAATCGAAAAATTCTGGAAGACAAAAGTCGATACCGAATATCCTTTTCAATACGATTTTGCTGATAAAGAATATGCCAGAACTTATGAGTCTTATGTCAAGCAAAAGAATTTATTTTCTTTACTAAACATTGTTGTAATACTTATTGCTTTGTTTGGATTATTCGCTTTGGCTTCCTATTCAATTCAGCGTAGAATGAAAGAAATTGCGATTCGAAAAACTTTGGGCGCAGAAACCAATATCTTATTGAAAGAACTGTCTAAACAATATGTTGTTTATTGTGCAATAGGTTTTCTTATTGCTGTATTTCCTGCTTATTTTTTATTGCAGAAATGGCTGAATAATTTTGCTTTTAGAATCGAAATTCCGATGCTGCCGTTTCTACTTTCATTTTTGCTTTTATTATTTCTAACATTATGCATTGTTTTAGCAAAAGCCTATCAGGCAACAAAAGTAGATGTTTTGCAATATTTAAAATATGAATAA
- a CDS encoding ABC transporter permease: MIKNWTNIFIYHIKNNKFFTALNILGLSIGIAGLIFAILYWNDEHSYDQWNPEKDKIFIVMNDFGGGNIWTTNSPIPGRMLNATTSYLDKYCYFRVNYTTETIQYKGKIELIDKIFSAERSFFSFFPFEFIQGNAKTVFADRNSMALSEETAARIFKNENPMGKQVKYADHIFVVRGVYKMPQKSSVMPSVITPIVEEELEQNKDNWGFSYGLMLKLKRPSDTTAVIQNLDKIFLENNYKKQAKDEGLSLEQFIKQYGDPIKARLLPFTKSRLNQGNYAFPEKNANLQFLKIIMGLSILILILSIVNYINMATANAVKRAKEVGVRKIVGATKSQIIAQFVFETILITLFSVLLAMVIVELSLPFYNAFLDKNLVLIGTQFYLQLIVIFFVVILVSGVFPAVYISNFETLKVLKGNFSRSKNGVWIRNGMLVLQFSIATLFIIGSFIVYKQVNFMVEKDLGFNGAQVMDISFKPQKGKNQYERYKMIKEELLKIKGVQAVSAGMFSIGSNENSWQGLHYKSNKEVVTQEMPMDFGELELLGIKILKGRDLNPKLATDSISSALLNETAAKTLQEKDPVNKEITFGGQKFKVIGIVKNFHYVGLEYNVAPMIFFHIKAFDWMPNDMRNISVKIFPDKMPETIAAINKFWKSNVDQEYPFEYDFVDKNFARTYKKYEDQRNLFALLNVVVILIAVFGLFALASFSMERRLREIAIRKTLGAETNTLLKELSKQYVLFCVIGFLIGIVPAYLLMQKWLENFASRIDIPFLPFLVAFVSLLFLTLTIVLAKAYQVTKVDILKYLKYE; this comes from the coding sequence ATGATTAAAAATTGGACAAACATATTTATATACCACATAAAGAATAACAAATTCTTTACAGCCCTAAATATCTTGGGCTTAAGCATTGGAATTGCGGGTTTAATTTTCGCGATTCTGTACTGGAACGACGAACATTCTTATGATCAGTGGAATCCTGAGAAAGATAAAATTTTTATCGTCATGAACGATTTTGGCGGTGGTAATATCTGGACAACAAACTCTCCAATTCCAGGCAGAATGCTTAATGCAACTACTTCGTATTTGGATAAATACTGTTATTTTAGAGTAAATTATACTACTGAAACAATTCAATACAAAGGAAAAATCGAATTGATTGACAAAATCTTTTCTGCCGAAAGGAGTTTCTTTTCTTTCTTTCCTTTTGAATTTATTCAAGGTAATGCCAAAACGGTCTTCGCTGATCGCAACAGCATGGCTCTTTCTGAAGAAACTGCAGCACGCATTTTTAAGAATGAAAACCCAATGGGTAAACAGGTGAAATATGCAGATCATATTTTTGTTGTTCGCGGTGTTTACAAAATGCCTCAAAAATCATCGGTAATGCCTTCCGTAATTACTCCGATTGTAGAAGAGGAATTAGAGCAAAATAAAGATAATTGGGGCTTCAGTTACGGACTAATGTTAAAGCTTAAAAGACCAAGCGATACTACAGCCGTTATTCAAAACTTAGATAAAATATTTCTCGAAAACAATTACAAGAAACAGGCAAAAGATGAAGGTTTATCGCTGGAACAGTTTATTAAACAATACGGAGATCCTATAAAAGCAAGGCTTCTTCCGTTTACAAAATCAAGACTTAATCAAGGAAATTACGCTTTTCCTGAAAAAAACGCCAATTTACAGTTCTTAAAAATAATAATGGGGTTATCAATCCTGATTTTAATTTTATCAATTGTCAATTATATCAATATGGCTACAGCAAACGCGGTAAAACGAGCAAAAGAAGTTGGAGTTCGTAAAATAGTTGGCGCTACAAAATCTCAGATTATAGCTCAGTTTGTGTTTGAAACTATACTTATAACGCTGTTTTCTGTTCTGCTAGCCATGGTAATTGTAGAACTTTCTTTGCCATTTTATAATGCATTTCTAGACAAAAATCTAGTTTTGATAGGAACTCAATTTTACCTTCAGCTAATTGTAATTTTCTTTGTTGTTATACTGGTTTCTGGCGTCTTTCCTGCGGTTTACATTTCCAATTTTGAAACTTTAAAAGTGTTAAAAGGCAATTTTTCGAGAAGTAAAAACGGAGTCTGGATTCGTAACGGAATGCTGGTACTGCAATTTTCTATAGCTACGCTTTTTATCATCGGATCTTTTATTGTTTACAAACAGGTAAATTTTATGGTCGAAAAAGATCTAGGTTTTAATGGCGCTCAGGTTATGGATATTTCTTTTAAACCGCAAAAAGGAAAAAATCAGTATGAAAGGTATAAAATGATCAAAGAAGAGCTTTTAAAAATTAAAGGTGTTCAAGCGGTTTCTGCAGGAATGTTTTCTATTGGAAGCAATGAGAATTCTTGGCAAGGTCTTCATTATAAATCCAACAAAGAGGTTGTAACACAGGAAATGCCAATGGATTTTGGTGAGTTAGAACTTTTGGGAATCAAAATATTAAAAGGCAGAGATTTAAATCCTAAACTGGCTACAGACAGCATTTCGAGCGCTTTACTGAATGAAACTGCTGCAAAAACGCTTCAAGAAAAAGATCCTGTAAATAAAGAAATCACTTTTGGCGGGCAGAAGTTTAAAGTTATTGGTATTGTCAAAAATTTCCATTACGTCGGATTAGAATATAATGTGGCACCTATGATTTTCTTTCATATCAAGGCTTTTGACTGGATGCCAAATGATATGCGAAACATCTCTGTAAAAATATTTCCAGATAAAATGCCCGAAACCATTGCTGCCATCAACAAATTCTGGAAATCTAATGTTGATCAGGAATATCCGTTTGAATATGATTTTGTAGATAAAAACTTTGCCCGTACTTATAAAAAATACGAAGATCAGAGAAATTTATTTGCTTTGCTGAATGTTGTTGTAATCTTAATTGCCGTTTTCGGATTATTCGCCCTTGCCTCTTTTTCTATGGAAAGAAGATTACGCGAAATTGCAATCAGAAAAACGCTTGGCGCTGAAACCAATACTTTACTGAAAGAATTATCGAAACAGTATGTCCTTTTCTGTGTAATTGGTTTCTTAATCGGAATTGTTCCAGCTTATTTATTAATGCAGAAATGGCTTGAAAATTTTGCTTCTCGAATCGATATTCCGTTTCTTCCTTTTCTAGTTGCTTTTGTTTCTCTTTTATTTTTAACGCTAACGATTGTTTTAGCAAAGGCTTACCAAGTAACCAAAGTGGATATTTTAAAATACCTTAAATACGAATAG
- a CDS encoding ABC transporter permease, which produces MLQNWLNIFIYQLKHNKLFTALNVLGLSIGIAGLIFATLYWNDEYSYDKWNPEKDKTFIVMNDVGKGNVFATNSAVTAPLLKSSTPYIEDYCYFNDYYTKETVQFNGKTEIVDKIFSAQKSFFSFFPYEFKYGNPNTVLQEPQSIVFSEETAFRLFKNENPVGKQVKYDDKTFVVRGVYRLPGKSVVMPNAVTNSIEESLVKLKNHWGFNFGLVVKLKKKTDAPLVKKALDEIFIEKNYKRQARNEGMTLELFIKTYGEPLKTIVIPFENSRLIKGSYPFPEGTGNLQFLRILMGLSIVILLLSIVNYINLATANAIKRAKEVGVRKIIGATKRQIVFQFVFETALTMLFAMLLALVIVEVSLPFYNQLLNKELVLAGSQFFVQLVVIFILVIIVSGVFPAVYISNFEVLSVLKGNFSRSKNGLWLRNSMLIVQFAIAVFFIIGSIIVYQQVQFMVEKDLGFNGSQIMNITFRAQKDKEQFARYESLKQEIKKIKNVEAVSAGAFAIGENWSSRGGLHYKNIPEVIIQQLGSDFGMLEMLGVKLVKGRFLNEKLASDTISNVLINEVAAKKMNEKNPVDKIIDWQGEKYKVVGVVKDFHYYGLDTEISPMIFFHINTQKWTQNSIESISVKVSSKDMLQTISALKNFWSKKVDSEYPFEYTFLDKNFAKTFKKYEDQRNLFALLNVVVILIAIFGLFALASFSMEGRLKEIAIRKTLGAETNILLKELSKQYVVFCIIGFFIGIAPAYLLLQKWLENFPFRIDITLLPFILAFVSLLFLTLAIVLAKAYQVTKVDVLKYLKYE; this is translated from the coding sequence ATGCTTCAAAATTGGCTTAATATATTTATTTATCAATTAAAGCATAACAAGCTTTTTACAGCTTTAAATGTTCTCGGTTTGAGTATCGGAATTGCAGGTTTAATCTTTGCAACGCTATACTGGAACGACGAATATTCATACGATAAATGGAATCCTGAAAAGGATAAAACCTTTATCGTTATGAATGATGTCGGAAAAGGAAATGTTTTTGCTACAAACTCTGCCGTAACAGCACCGCTTCTCAAATCCTCTACTCCATATATAGAAGATTATTGCTATTTCAATGATTATTATACAAAGGAAACAGTTCAATTTAATGGGAAAACAGAAATTGTAGATAAGATCTTTTCTGCACAAAAAAGTTTCTTTTCTTTTTTTCCGTACGAATTCAAATACGGCAACCCAAATACGGTGCTTCAAGAACCTCAAAGCATTGTATTTTCTGAAGAGACCGCTTTTCGTTTGTTTAAAAATGAAAATCCAGTAGGAAAACAGGTCAAATACGATGACAAAACATTTGTGGTTCGTGGCGTATACCGATTACCAGGGAAATCGGTCGTGATGCCAAATGCTGTTACAAATAGTATTGAGGAAAGTCTAGTAAAACTTAAAAACCATTGGGGTTTTAATTTTGGATTAGTAGTAAAATTGAAGAAAAAAACTGATGCGCCACTGGTAAAAAAAGCTTTGGATGAAATTTTTATAGAAAAGAACTATAAAAGACAGGCTAGAAATGAAGGAATGACGCTAGAATTGTTTATTAAAACATACGGCGAGCCTTTGAAAACAATCGTAATTCCGTTTGAAAATTCTAGACTTATCAAAGGTAGTTATCCATTTCCAGAAGGAACAGGAAATCTTCAATTCTTAAGAATCTTAATGGGATTATCAATTGTAATCTTATTGCTATCGATTGTAAATTATATCAATTTAGCTACAGCTAATGCGATAAAACGTGCAAAAGAAGTTGGCGTGAGAAAAATTATTGGCGCTACAAAAAGACAGATTGTATTTCAATTTGTGTTTGAAACTGCTTTAACAATGCTATTTGCTATGTTGCTAGCGCTTGTGATTGTTGAAGTTTCTTTACCTTTTTACAATCAGCTTTTAAACAAAGAATTGGTTCTTGCGGGATCTCAGTTTTTTGTGCAGCTTGTCGTAATATTTATTCTTGTCATTATTGTGAGCGGCGTTTTTCCAGCTGTTTATATTTCCAATTTTGAAGTTTTAAGTGTTTTAAAAGGAAATTTTTCGCGCAGCAAAAACGGTTTATGGCTTAGAAATAGTATGTTGATTGTACAATTTGCAATCGCAGTTTTCTTTATCATCGGATCAATTATCGTCTATCAGCAGGTTCAATTTATGGTCGAAAAAGACTTAGGCTTTAACGGATCTCAAATAATGAACATCACTTTTAGAGCACAAAAGGATAAAGAACAATTTGCGCGATACGAAAGTTTAAAACAAGAAATAAAGAAAATTAAAAATGTTGAAGCGGTTTCTGCTGGAGCTTTTGCTATTGGCGAAAATTGGTCTTCAAGAGGCGGTTTGCATTATAAAAACATTCCTGAAGTTATTATTCAGCAATTAGGCTCCGATTTTGGAATGCTGGAAATGTTGGGTGTTAAATTGGTAAAAGGACGATTTCTTAACGAGAAACTTGCCTCTGACACGATTTCTAATGTTTTAATAAATGAAGTGGCAGCCAAAAAAATGAACGAAAAAAATCCTGTTGACAAAATTATTGACTGGCAAGGCGAAAAATACAAGGTTGTAGGAGTTGTAAAAGATTTTCATTATTACGGCCTTGATACAGAAATTAGTCCGATGATTTTCTTTCATATCAATACTCAAAAATGGACACAGAATAGTATTGAATCAATTTCTGTAAAAGTTTCTTCTAAAGATATGCTGCAAACTATATCGGCACTTAAGAATTTTTGGTCTAAAAAAGTAGATTCTGAGTATCCTTTTGAATACACTTTTCTGGACAAAAACTTTGCTAAAACTTTTAAAAAGTACGAAGATCAAAGAAATTTATTTGCTCTATTGAATGTTGTTGTAATTCTAATTGCGATTTTCGGGCTGTTTGCCCTAGCGTCCTTTTCTATGGAAGGAAGATTAAAAGAAATTGCAATAAGAAAAACGCTTGGCGCTGAAACCAATATTTTACTAAAAGAACTTTCTAAACAATATGTAGTCTTCTGTATAATTGGTTTCTTTATCGGAATTGCACCCGCTTATTTGCTTTTGCAAAAATGGCTTGAAAATTTCCCTTTCCGAATAGATATCACACTTCTACCCTTTATTCTTGCTTTTGTGTCTTTGCTTTTTCTTACGCTGGCAATAGTTTTAGCAAAAGCGTATCAAGTAACAAAAGTCGATGTTTTAAAATACTTAAAATACGAGTAA